The following proteins are encoded in a genomic region of Streptomyces sp. JH34:
- a CDS encoding KH domain-containing protein has product MTQDTPVVPVTLDLREFRRVPRSTDECVSLWERLEPAVLTLDPLAGPRVRFDLGDEGEVGVWFLDPAAAPRPLGAATRFAIRGVLEAPEIRHACTTCLTARTTTYAPYKCPGCDEGRRMGRVCEEHAVFLDGSLRASCPGHKPVCRCGEKADFWCGGPKCRTRKAWCETHLRRHPGDATVAYCEDCYAERFPACEHEYCTGSGYIRCEHRTLSEMRPCGRRICTEHARRWQVYGSYNRGLALCTPHHRQLSSASPEGLIDLILAGTVARGSRGRSATRRRVQLPRISIVRHILINTRGAVLDMEAIDRLFTTLEEGLRGRTPRDTNLSTALDLLARHRTSRREDVQRFREQHIEGRGHYDRLVQELRRGGRHELADAVEFSDFRPRSQILFVRLPERLQGLFRGKGGSSVRQLEQRVGVKIQVERG; this is encoded by the coding sequence ATGACCCAGGACACGCCGGTCGTACCGGTGACCCTCGATCTGCGGGAGTTCCGCCGCGTCCCCCGCTCCACGGACGAGTGCGTGTCGCTGTGGGAGCGCCTGGAACCGGCCGTGCTGACGCTGGACCCGCTGGCCGGGCCGCGGGTCAGGTTCGATCTGGGTGACGAGGGCGAGGTCGGGGTGTGGTTCCTCGACCCGGCCGCGGCGCCACGGCCGCTCGGCGCCGCTACGCGATTCGCGATCCGGGGGGTCCTCGAGGCCCCCGAGATCCGGCACGCCTGCACCACCTGCCTGACGGCACGCACCACCACCTACGCTCCGTACAAGTGCCCGGGCTGCGACGAGGGCCGACGCATGGGCCGCGTCTGCGAGGAGCACGCCGTCTTCCTGGACGGCAGCCTGCGCGCCTCCTGTCCTGGCCACAAGCCCGTGTGCCGGTGCGGCGAGAAGGCGGACTTCTGGTGCGGCGGCCCGAAGTGCCGTACGCGTAAGGCATGGTGCGAGACGCATCTGCGCCGTCATCCCGGCGATGCCACCGTCGCCTACTGCGAGGACTGCTACGCCGAGCGCTTCCCGGCGTGCGAGCACGAGTACTGCACCGGCAGCGGCTACATCCGCTGCGAGCACCGCACGCTCTCGGAGATGAGGCCGTGCGGCCGCCGCATCTGCACCGAGCACGCACGGCGCTGGCAGGTGTACGGCTCCTACAACCGGGGCCTCGCACTGTGCACTCCGCACCACCGGCAGTTGTCCTCGGCCTCGCCCGAGGGTCTGATCGACCTGATCCTGGCCGGCACGGTGGCCCGCGGCAGCCGGGGCAGGTCGGCGACCCGCCGCCGGGTGCAGCTGCCGCGCATCAGCATCGTGCGCCACATCCTGATCAACACCCGTGGGGCCGTACTCGACATGGAGGCCATCGACCGCCTCTTCACCACCCTCGAAGAGGGCCTGCGCGGCCGCACCCCGAGGGACACGAACCTCTCGACCGCCCTGGACCTGCTCGCCAGGCACCGCACATCGCGGCGTGAGGACGTGCAGCGGTTCCGGGAGCAGCACATCGAAGGGCGCGGTCACTACGACCGCCTGGTGCAGGAGCTGCGCCGAGGCGGCCGGCACGAACTCGCCGACGCCGTGGAGTTCTCCGACTTCCGGCCGCGCAGCCAGATCCTGTTCGTCCGACTGCCGGAACGTCTCCAGGGACTGTTCCGGGGGAAGGGCGGCTCATCCGTCAGGCAACTGGAGCAGCGTGTGGGTGTGAAGATTCAAGTGGAGCGCGGATGA
- a CDS encoding pentapeptide repeat-containing protein produces MRADCANCFGLCCVSLPFARSADFAVDKPAGKPCSNLQSDFRCGIHTQLRDKGFPGCTVFDCFGAGQKVSQVTFGGTDWRQEPKSARSMFEVFPVMRQLHELLRYVTEALDLAPARPVHKDLRRALTRLDGLTRDSAESIVRLDVNALRGEVNPLLLKASELVRAQVPGRRRNHRGADLMGAKLSGADLRGASLRGALLVAADLSGADLRDADLIGADLRDADLRGADLTGALFLTQAQLNAAKGDAVTELPPSLSRPAHW; encoded by the coding sequence CTGCGGGCCGACTGCGCCAACTGCTTCGGTCTGTGCTGCGTGTCCCTGCCCTTCGCCCGCTCCGCCGACTTCGCCGTCGACAAGCCCGCCGGGAAGCCGTGCTCGAACCTGCAGTCGGACTTCCGCTGCGGCATCCATACACAGCTCCGCGACAAGGGCTTCCCCGGATGCACCGTCTTCGACTGCTTCGGCGCCGGGCAGAAGGTGTCCCAGGTCACCTTCGGCGGCACCGACTGGCGCCAGGAGCCGAAGTCGGCGCGCTCCATGTTCGAGGTCTTCCCCGTCATGCGGCAGCTTCACGAGTTGCTCCGGTACGTGACCGAGGCCCTCGACCTCGCACCGGCCCGCCCCGTCCACAAGGACCTGCGCCGGGCGCTGACCCGCCTCGACGGCCTGACCCGCGACAGCGCCGAATCGATCGTCCGGCTCGACGTGAACGCGCTGCGCGGCGAGGTCAACCCCCTGCTTCTGAAGGCCAGCGAGCTTGTCCGGGCCCAGGTCCCGGGCCGCAGGAGGAACCACCGCGGGGCCGACCTGATGGGCGCGAAGCTGTCCGGGGCCGACCTCAGGGGGGCGAGCCTGCGCGGCGCCCTCCTCGTCGCAGCCGACCTCAGCGGGGCCGACCTGCGCGATGCCGACCTCATCGGCGCCGACCTGCGTGACGCCGACCTGCGCGGCGCCGACCTCACCGGTGCGCTGTTCCTCACCCAGGCCCAGCTCAACGCGGCCAAGGGCGACGCGGTCACCGAGCTGCCTCCCTCGCTCAGCCGGCCCGCTCACTGGTAG